The following proteins are encoded in a genomic region of Canis lupus familiaris isolate Mischka breed German Shepherd chromosome 6, alternate assembly UU_Cfam_GSD_1.0, whole genome shotgun sequence:
- the C6H7orf61 gene encoding uncharacterized protein C7orf61 homolog: MAVVMRFFRWIWRKITCWVFFWKHKAKSTILEHHDSQKSALKVEKTPKVVETFKLVEPCEGAKVSKTEETAKVADPFTLAKSTEKAEVEKRCEGRSLLQLPRTAVKSVSMLMGSALQSGWQMCTWKSSVSSTSISSQMKSGSPLETPEAEMLREVYLVLWALRKQLRQLARRQERRRRHHIRTHAGPQPEAVQGLKQDARSPL, from the exons ATGGCTGTGGTAATGAGGTTCTTCCGATGGATTTGGCGAAAGATTACTTGCTGG GTTTTTTTCTGGAAACACAAAGCTAAGTCAACCATCTTGGAACACCATGACTCCCAGAAAAGTGCTTTGAAGGTGGAGAAGACCCCCAAGGTGGTTGAGACTTTCAAGTTGGTCGAGCCCTGTGAAGGGGCTAAGGTCTCCAAGACAGAGGAGACCGCCAAGGTGGCTGATCCCTTCACATTGGCCAAATCAACAGAGAAGGCTGAGGTGGAGAAGAGATGTGAGGGCCGATCCCTGCTGCAGCTGCCGCGGACAGCTGTAAAGTCTGTATCCATGCTCATGGGCTCGGCCCTACAGAGCGGCTGGCAAATGTGTACCTGGAAG TCCTCTGTGAGTTCTACCTCCATTTCCTCCCAGATGAAATCTGGGTCCCCTCTGGAGACCCCGGAGGCTGAGATGCTGCGGGAAGTGTACCTGGTGCTGTGGGCCCTCCGGAAACAGCTACGACAGCTGGCCCGCAGGCAGGAGAGGCGGAGGCGGCACCATATCCGGACCCATGCTGGCCCCCAACCTGAAGCAGTTCAGGGCCTGAAACAGGATGCCCGGAGTCCCCTGTAG